A stretch of the Vigna radiata var. radiata cultivar VC1973A chromosome 9, Vradiata_ver6, whole genome shotgun sequence genome encodes the following:
- the LOC106773968 gene encoding patatin-like protein 1 produces MSPFLLFSLVFCSQLMAAFNTPLPPPTYGDHVSILSIDGGGIRGIIPATVLIYLDNALKVKDATTSLADYFDVISGTSTGGLMTLMLTAPNSSHQPLFTPSEVVEFYKKNGPKIFPSHLLTSCPKYDGDFLEQKTVELLGETRLSDTLTNVVIPTFDEKKIQPVIFSNYKLKTESYLNAKLSDIGLGTSAAPTYLPNHVFQNDGVQFDLIDGGLAANNPAMAAVSEVIQEHNMENKILLLSLGTGIPKPKDKLGNFWDDLCQASWLKSHTAVFNEAMFSTDMTHYYLATIFPALSPADNYLRIEEYNMDPSMKDMDDASKKNMDNLEEVGKGLLTQKVKRMNVNTFEPFELDQTNDQALKGLAEKLYEERQLRLKKKSMEKGGRPFIETI; encoded by the exons ATGTCTCCATTCCTCTTGTTTTCTTTGGTGTTTTGCAGCCAACTCATGGCTGCATTCAATACACCATTGCCACCTCCAACCTATGGAGATCATGTTTCCATTCTAAGCATAGATGGTGGTGGCATCAGAGGAATTATTCCTGCCACTGTTCTTATTTACTTGGACAATGCTCTTAAG GTTAAGGATGCAACAACATCGTTGGCAGATTATTTCGATGTGATATCAGGAACAAGCACTGGTGGACTCATGACTCTTATGTTAACAGCTCCAAACTCATCTCATCAACCACTCTTTACTCCATCGGAAGTCGTAGAATTCTACAAGAAAAATGGTCCTAAAATATTTCCTAG TCACCTTTTAACAAGTTGTCCGAAGTACGATGGAGATTTCTTAGAACAAAAAACTGTTGAGTTATTGGGAGAAACACGGCTGAGTGATACATTGACGAACGTGGTAATACCAACCTTTGACGAGAAGAAAATCCAACCAGTTATATTCTCAAACTACAAG CTGAAGACAGAAAGTTACTTGAATGCAAAACTCTCAGATATAGGTCTTGGCACTTCGGCTGCACCAACTTATCTTCCAAACCACGTATTTCAGAATGATGGTGTtcaatttgatttgattgatgGTGGTCTGGCCGCTAACAATCCA GCCATGGCTGCTGTGAGTGAAGTGATACAAGAACACAATATGGAAAACAAGATTTTGTTGCTGTCATTAGGAACTGGAATACCAAAACCTAAGGACAAGTTAGGAAACTTCTGGGATGATCTATGCCAAGCTTCCTGGCTAAAGTCACACACAGCAGTTTTTAATGAAGCTATGTTCAGTACAGACATGACTCATTACTACCTTGCCACAATCTTCCCTGCCCTCTCACCTGCAGATAACTATCTTCGAATTGAG GAGTATAACATGGATCCATCCATGAAAGACATGGATGATGCTTCTAAAAAGAACATGGATAACCTTGAAGAGGTGGGAAAGGGTCTGTTGACCCAAAAAGTCAAGAGGATGAATGTGAATACATTTGAACCATTTGAACTAGACCAGACAAATGATCAAGCTCTTAAAGG GTTGGCTGAGAAATTATATGAAGAGAGGCAGCTGCGTCTGAAAAAGAAATCTATGGAGAAAGGAGGAAGACCTTTCATTGAAACTATTTAA
- the LOC106774168 gene encoding ras-related protein RABD2a, with amino-acid sequence MNPEYDYLFKLLLIGDSGVGKSCLLLRFADDSYIESYISTIGVDFKIRTVEQDGKTIKLQIWDTAGQERFRTITSSYYRGAHGIIIVYDVTDEDSFNNVKQWLSEIDRYASDNVNKLLVGNKSDLTANRVVSYDTAKEFADQIGIPFMETSAKDATNVEDAFMAMSASIKNRMASQPSANNARPPTVQIRGQPVGQKGGCCSS; translated from the exons ATGAATCCCGAATA TGACTATCTGTTCAAGCTCCTCCTAATTGGAGACTCTGGTGTTGGTAAATCGTGCCTTCTTCTAAGATTTGCT GATGATTCATACATTGAGAGCTACATAAGCACCATCGGAGTTGATTTT AAAATTCGCACTGTTGAGCAGGATGGGAAGACAATTAAACTACAGATT TGGGATACTGCGGGACAAGAACGATTCAGAACAATAACTAGTAGCTACTATCGTGGAGCACATGGAATCATT ATTGTTTATGACGTGACAGATGAAGATAGCTTCAATAATGTGAAGCAGTGGCTCAGTGAAATTGATCGCTATGCCAGTGATAATGTTAACAAACTTTTAGTTGGAAACAAGAGTGATCTGACAGCAAATAGAGTTGTATCATATGACACAGCTAAA GAGTTCGCTGATCAAATTGGAATACCTTTCATGGAAACGAGTGCAAAAGATGCTACAAATGTGGAAGATGCTTTCATGGCCATGTCTGCTTCCATCAAGAATAG AATGGCAAGCCAACCTTCTGCGAACAATGCAAGGCCTCCGACAGTGCAGATCAGAGGGCAACCTGTTGGGCAAAAAGGTGGTTGTTGCTCTTCCTAA
- the LOC106774353 gene encoding 50S ribosomal protein L4, chloroplastic: MASAFLTTATTPTSLSFTSSSIFLSSHQFHIQKFNFPILPLTAATTSLSISCKASPIPVLNFSGEKVGESFLDLRSAPPSTARAVVHRAVVTDLQNKRRGTASTLTRAEVSGGGRKPYPQKKTGRARRGSNRTPLRPGGGVIFGPKPRDWSVKINRKEKRLAISTAVASAASSAVVVEDFAAEFAEKPRTREFIAAMKRWGLDPKEKAMFLMTEVPENVRLSSRNIGTLKMHTPRTLNLFDILDADKLVLTQGAVDYLNQRYGADYLGSDDEDEEEEDDYEGDEEGAVDGEEGTATEDSDVVN, encoded by the exons ATGGCTTCAGCGTTCCTCACAACCGCCACAACCCCAACATCTCTttccttcacctcatcctccatttttctctcttctcaccAATTCCACATTCAAAAATTCAACTTTCCTATTCTACCCCTCACCGCCGCCACCACCTCCCTCTCAATCTCCTGCAAGGCTTCTCCCATTCCCGTTCTTAATTTCTCCGGCGAGAAGGTCGGCGAGTCCTTCCTCGACCTCCGCTCCGCGCCGCCTTCAACTGCACGTGCCGTAGTCCACCGTGCCGTCGTAACTGACCTCCAGAACAAGCGCCGTGGCACGGCCTCCACGCTCACGCGCGCGGAGGTCAGCGGCGGCGGTCGGAAACCCTACCCGCAGAAGAAGACTGGTCGAGCGCGCCGCGGCTCCAACCGGACACCGCTCCGGCCTGGTGGAGGCGTCATATTCGGGCCCAAGCCACGCGACTGGAGCGTGAAGATCAACCGCAAGGAGAAGCGGCTTGCGATCTCCACCGCGGTAGCCAGTGCCGCCTCGAGCGCCGTCGTTGTGGAGGACTTCGCGGCGGAGTTCGCGGAAAAGCCGAGGACGAGAGAGTTCATAGCGGCGATGAAGCGGTGGGGGCTGGACCCGAAGGAGAAGGCAATGTTCCTGATGACGGAGGTGCCGGAGAACGTGAGGCTGTCGAGCAGGAACATTGGGACGCTGAAGATGCACACGCCGAGGACGCTGAATTTGTTCGACATTCTGGACGCGGATAAGCTCGTGCTCACGCAGGGTGCGGTGGATTATTTGAACCAGAGGTATGGGGCTGATTACTTGggaagtgatgatgaagatgaagaagaagaagatgattaCGAGGGTGATGAAGAAGGTGCGGTGGATGGTGAAGAAG GAACTGCTACAGAGGATAGTGATGTGGTGAATTGA
- the LOC106773806 gene encoding uclacyanin-3 — MAKAIAASFLVLMLGFPTVFGVDYDVGDSNGWTSGVDYTTWVSGKTFNVGDNLVFKYDSSHEVDEVNESGYSSCSSSNLIKNHNDGNSKIALSATGNRYFICPRAGHCAGGMKLQINVVAANSTTPPTTPSTPSSPPSESGTPSTTNSTSPPSKPNGAVGVSGSIGLLAAASAVVLGFMG, encoded by the exons ATGGCTAAAGCAATTGCAGCTTCTTTCTTGGTTCTGATGCTCGGTTTTCCCACTGTCTTTGGTGTTGACTATGATGTTGGTGACAGTAATGGATGGACCTCAGGGGTTGATTACACCACCTGGGTCTCTGGGAAAACTTTCAATGTTGGTGACAATTTGG tgTTCAAGTATGATTCCAGCCATGAAGTTGATGAGGTTAATGAGAGTGGCTACAGCAGTTGCAGTTCAAGCAATCTCATCAAGAACCACAATGATGGAAACAGCAAAATTGCATTGTCTGCAACTGGGAACAGGTATTTCATATGCCCCAGAGCAGGGCACTGTGCCGGAGGCATGAAGCTGCAGATCAATGTGGTGGCTGCCAATTCCACCACCCCACCAACCACCCCTTCAACACCGTCTTCTCCGCCGTCTGAGTCAGGGACCCCTTCCACCACCAACAGTACTTCACCACCGTCAAAGCCTAACGGAGCAGTTGGAGTTTCCGGCAGCATTGGCCTTCTGGCGGCTGCTTCAGCAGTTGTTCTTGGTTTCATGGGCTAG